Genomic DNA from Thermosipho ferrireducens:
CGTGACACACCAGACAATAAAGCACTCCTTCTTCTTCTACTTTTTCCTTTTTTATAGCCGGGTGATCCTCAATCCGCTGCACCTCCGCATACAACGTATAGTCAAACACTTTACCATCTCTTTCGACTACTTTATGACAACTGGTACATCCCCTCTCGTCTAAATGAAGAATTTCTTCTTCAAAATTTTCATCCTCTCCTGCCTGAACAAACACAGGTATAAATAATGCAAGCACAACACTTAAAAGAATAATAAGCCCTATCCTTTTTCTCATCTTACACACCTCCTTTCCAATAATAATTTAAAAAAACTGCCAGGATGCTCCTTTGAAGTCTCCTGGAAATTGATCACTGGCAAGTATGAATGACTATCCCAACATATATTTCAAGGTTTAATTGCCCTTTTATACAATTTTTATCTTGCCTTTGCTCTTTTCAAAAAAGGCTTCTGGATAATTATCTATACATCCTGATTCCTGCATTTCTATTTCAAGGGATTTCTTTAATTCTTTTAAATCTTTCTCAAATTTCTTTATTTTTTCAAGAATTTCGTCTATATAGTTTATACTGTTTGTAATAAGATTTATATTTTGCCTTCCGCAATACGGACAATCTGTAACAAGAATCGTATGTAGTTTCTGAACTTTTGGAATTTCGTAACTTTTATTACAGTGAGAACACAAAATTGTTCCCTCTGTTTCCACAAATGGAATAAGTTTCCTGTCAATTTTATTCATAATCTCACCTCACCCGAATTTATACAAAATACCATAATTCCCTTTTGGGTATTTCCATTCTATATTCTGATATGGACAAACTATTCTACATGTACCACATTCCAAACAACCTTCGAATTTTACTTCCATACTTTCGCCATCCCATTCATAAACACCTGCCGGACAACAATTAATACACGGTCTATTTTTACATTTTTTACATATCTCCATATTTATAATTTTCAAATGAGGATTTTCTTCATCAGTCCTATATCTATTTAGAAATAACTTATCCTCTATCCTCATCCTCTCACACCTTTCCACATTTTAAGCGCATCAATTGTCATACCTATTAATCCTCTTCTCTTTCTAAACATTTCAAATATTTCCTTTTGCATTTCCCATTTGGGTGTTCCATCCACATTCAAAAACCTATACGCTGCATCATTAAGTAGTGAAGGATAAATTTCAAAAAACTGGTGATTTTTCTCCATTATTGAAGTTAAATCTTTATATTTCTTCAAATCTTTAATTATGAAAGAGTCACGTAGCTTTAAATAATACTTCTTTAGAAACTTTCGTGAAAAATCACCTTTTTCAAACGCATCTACAAGTGTTTCTCCTGCAAGCATTCCTGAAGTTATAGCATGGTTGGAACCTTCTCTATGGATAGAATTTACCATCATACCAGCATCACCTACTACCAAAATTCTATTATCATAAAGCCTTGGCATGGAATAATAACCACCCTCAGGAATTAAATGAGCCATATATTCGTTTGCGGAATTTTTATTTTCACCTAATAATTCACTAATTGCCGGGTGTTCTTTTAAATTTTGCAAAAGTTCATAAGGTGTAAATTTATTATTCTGCTTCAAATCTTCTATTAAAACTCCTGCTCCTAATGATATGGAGTCTTTATTTGAATATAAAAATCCTATTCCCATCATACCCTTTGACCAGCTAC
This window encodes:
- a CDS encoding ferredoxin family protein, whose product is MRIEDKLFLNRYRTDEENPHLKIINMEICKKCKNRPCINCCPAGVYEWDGESMEVKFEGCLECGTCRIVCPYQNIEWKYPKGNYGILYKFG
- a CDS encoding NAD(P)/FAD-dependent oxidoreductase; the encoded protein is MIRFDVVVIGAGPAGLSAAYKLASSGIKVAVVEKGEYPGSKNVMGGVLYLSPLKKLISETIVDEMLQANVVERNVIEQNMWFLSDDGVIKAGHRNEKWKTSPNAFTVLRAKFDNWFAKKVEKTGALIISKTKVEDFIWENDEIIGVKTSRPKGEIYCKAVVIAEGVNPILTLKAGLRKRDITPKMAAIAVKEIIPMSTERINDIFGVGNENEGATIEIIGSWSKGMMGIGFLYSNKDSISLGAGVLIEDLKQNNKFTPYELLQNLKEHPAISELLGENKNSANEYMAHLIPEGGYYSMPRLYDNRILVVGDAGMMVNSIHREGSNHAITSGMLAGETLVDAFEKGDFSRKFLKKYYLKLRDSFIIKDLKKYKDLTSIMEKNHQFFEIYPSLLNDAAYRFLNVDGTPKWEMQKEIFEMFRKRRGLIGMTIDALKMWKGVRG